TAAACCAATGAAAAGGAGTAGAATGAAGAGATTATTGATGATTGCATTCACTTGTATATTTTCTTATGCAACAGGATTCGTCATATTTCCCTATTCCTATTGGATAGATTATTTTGGTATGCCAACTTCCAGGATAATCATGGACATCCTGGTCAACCTGTTATTTTATGCGGCCATAGTGGAGTTGAGTCTCTTTGCCGATAAGAGATTGAATAAGAGGATTTCGTGGATGGTGCGTCCCTTAAAACGTTTACTCGTCCAGGCACTTTATCAAATTCTGGGGGTGTTGCTTATTGTCATTTGTATGGCCTCCATTTATCTGATATTTGCAGATTTTGTAGGTAAGCCTTCGCCTTATATTGGTCTGAGAGAAGCATTTTACACGCTTATTTTAGTGATGTTCTGGGGCTTGATGATCAGTGCGGTGAATACTGGTGATTTTCTGCTGAAAAATTGGAAAGCTGAAGCTTTAAAGGTAGCTGAATTTGAGATCAAGGAAGCCCAAAATAAGCAATTGGCAGCCGAAATAGAGTTACAGGCACTAAAGTTACAACTTGATCCGCATTTTGTTTTCAATAACCTAAGTGTGCTTTCAGAATTGATATTGAAGGATCAGCAGTTAGGACATGAATACACGGAGAATTTTGCGAAAGTTTACCGGTACCTGTTAATCAATTCAAAAAAGAAACTGATCACATTGCGTGAAGAACTCAAATTTCTTGATGCCTATCTTTTTTTGATCAGGAACCGGATGGGAGAGGGATGTGTTTTTCAGTTAAACATTGATGAGTCAAGGCTTAATATGCTGATCCCACCAGTTACGTTGCAACTTTTCATTGAAAATGCCATAAAGTATAACCGTACAGAAGAAGAAAATCCTTTGGTTGTCCGCATTTATTCAAATGATAATGATGAACTTGTCGTATCAAATACATTATTGCCTTTGATAAAAATGCCGGATTCTACAGGACTGGGCTTGAAAAATATCAGGAGCCGTTACGCTTTATTAGGTGAGAGAAAGCCTGTTATAGAAAAAGATACTCAGAATTTTACCATAAAAGTACCTTTGATCAAATGAATGTAATAAAGAATATTCTGATTTTGGAAGATGAGAAGCCCAA
The sequence above is drawn from the Pedobacter cryoconitis genome and encodes:
- a CDS encoding sensor histidine kinase, with the protein product MKRLLMIAFTCIFSYATGFVIFPYSYWIDYFGMPTSRIIMDILVNLLFYAAIVELSLFADKRLNKRISWMVRPLKRLLVQALYQILGVLLIVICMASIYLIFADFVGKPSPYIGLREAFYTLILVMFWGLMISAVNTGDFLLKNWKAEALKVAEFEIKEAQNKQLAAEIELQALKLQLDPHFVFNNLSVLSELILKDQQLGHEYTENFAKVYRYLLINSKKKLITLREELKFLDAYLFLIRNRMGEGCVFQLNIDESRLNMLIPPVTLQLFIENAIKYNRTEEENPLVVRIYSNDNDELVVSNTLLPLIKMPDSTGLGLKNIRSRYALLGERKPVIEKDTQNFTIKVPLIK